The DNA region TAATCCAAACAAGTTTGCATCGCAAACCGAAAAGTTCGTGACCGACAATCTCCAGGGAGGAATGCCGAATGGACAGCTCGTGGGACAAAGTCAGGGAGTTTCACCAACGATTTGATGTTCCGGATCGGGACACTCCGTCCTTGTTGGGGCGGGGCAGGGTGGAGAAGAGGGCGGCCTGGATGAAGGAGGAACTGGAGGAGTTTCGACGCGCCCGCAGTGTGGAGGAACAGGCGGACGCGATGATCGATTTGATGTACCTGGCGCTCGGAACGTTGGTGGAGATGGGAGTGCGGCCGAAAGCCCTGTTTGACATCGTGCATGAAGCCAACATGGGGAAATTGTGGCCGGACGGAAAGCCCCGCCGGAGGGAATCGGACGGCAAAGTGATCAAACCGCCGGATTGGAAGGACCCGATGCCGAAGATCCGGAATGAGATTCTCCGGCAAAACGGCGACAGAAGGGAATGACGGAGAACATACGGAGCCTTGAAGCGGGGAGAAGTTCCCGAACGGAACGTCAGAGCGGGCGACGAAGGGTAGCGGCAATCCGCCCATGAAGGCATGCGGCCGTGTCGGGGTTTCCGGCACGGCTTTTTGAATACGGCCCCGGATGAGAAAAAAAGCGATGGGCAAGGATAAATTCCGACATCGCTTTCCGGGAAATCTCCGCCGGCGCGGGTAATGAAAAGGACCCTGTGCCCGGGGATCTCGTTCGATATCATCGTAAACAAGTTTGTGATGCAAACAAAACAACTTGATGAATAACACGAGTACCAGGGTACCCACGAAAGGAACCTGCGGATATGAAATGGATTCATCCGATGGAACCGGTAATGATTGACCAACTGAAGCCGTCCGCAAACGATCTCTACCAGATCAAATGGGACGGAGTGCGCATTCTGGCCAACATCGGGGAAGGAAACGTGCAACTGTACACGCGCAAGCACCGGGAAAGAACCCGAACGTATCCGGAGGTCCGCGCGGAATTGGAGAAGCAATTTGCCGGAACAACGGCCGTTTTGGACGGGGAGATGGTGGCCGTCAAAAACGGGAAGCCGGATTTTTTTGAGGTGATGAAACGGGATCGGTTGAAATCGGAGAGTCGCATTCTCCGGGCCGTGGACTCGATTCCGGTCTGCTACAT from Staphylospora marina includes:
- a CDS encoding HAD family hydrolase, encoding MDSSWDKVREFHQRFDVPDRDTPSLLGRGRVEKRAAWMKEELEEFRRARSVEEQADAMIDLMYLALGTLVEMGVRPKALFDIVHEANMGKLWPDGKPRRRESDGKVIKPPDWKDPMPKIRNEILRQNGDRRE